The following coding sequences lie in one Apium graveolens cultivar Ventura chromosome 1, ASM990537v1, whole genome shotgun sequence genomic window:
- the LOC141666634 gene encoding cytochrome b-c1 complex subunit 6-1, mitochondrial-like: MADEEPVDQKQLLEEACKPKCVKALFEYQACVKRIQGDETGHKHCTGQYFDYWHCVDKCVALKLFDKLK, translated from the exons AT GGCTGACGAGGAACCTGTTGATCAGAAACAATTGTTGGAAGAGGCATGCAAGCCAAAGTGTGTTAAAGCATTGTTTGAGTATCAG GCATGTGTTAAAAGGATCCAAGGGGATGAAACTGGTCACAAGCATTGTACCGGACAATATTTTGATTATTGGCACTGTGTTGATAAATGT GTTGCACTCAAGCTATTTGACAAACTCAAGTGA
- the LOC141720656 gene encoding vacuolar iron transporter homolog 4-like, with the protein MAVAIKVHDQPTKDLEEQTTKTLQVEEAPFDYSKRSQWLRAAVLGANDGLLSTAALMMGVGAVKKDNKTMILTGIAGLVAGACSMAIGEFVSVYSQYDTEMEQIKRESLHGNMTKTELEAKKKKVPSPLKAAAASAFMFAIGAVVPLLAAAFVMDYHVRLAVVIGAVSFALVGFGGLSAMLGKAPMVKSILRVLVGGWLAMGITFGLTKLVGSTGL; encoded by the coding sequence ATGGCAGTTGCTATCAAAGTTCATGATCAACCTACGAAAGATCTTGAAGAACAAACCACAAAAACACTCCAAGTTGAGGAGGCGCCTTTTGATTATTCCAAAAGATCGCAGTGGCTTAGAGCCGCTGTGTTGGGAGCAAACGATGGCTTGCTCTCCACTGCAGCTCTTATGATGGGAGTTGGAGCTGTCAAAAAAGACAACAAAACCATGATCCTCACAGGAATTGCGGGGCTAGTTGCTGGTGCTTGTAGCATGGCTATAGGAGAATTTGTTTCGGTTTATTCTCAGTATGACACAGAAATGGAACAAATAAAGAGGGAATCCTTGCATGGAAATATGACAAAAACTGAGTTAGAGGCCAAGAAAAAGAAGGTGCCCAGCCCTCTAAAGGCTGCAGCAGCATCAGCATTTATGTTTGCTATAGGAGCAGTGGTGCCTCTACTGGCAGCAGCGTTTGTGATGGACTATCATGTGAGGTTAGCGGTGGTGATAGGAGCCGTAAGCTTTGCATTAGTAGGGTTCGGAGGTTTGAGTGCCATGCTAGGGAAAGCACCTATGGTGAAGTCTATACTTAGAGTCTTGGTAGGAGGATGGTTAGCCATGGGGATCACTTTCGGATTGACCAAACTAGTTGGCTCTACTGGATTGTAA